A region of Anguilla rostrata isolate EN2019 chromosome 10, ASM1855537v3, whole genome shotgun sequence DNA encodes the following proteins:
- the foxb2 gene encoding forkhead box protein B2 — MPRPGKNSYSDQKPPYSYISLTAMAIQSSQEKMLPLSDIYKFIMDRFPYYRENTQRWQNSLRHNLSFNDCFIKIPRRPDQPGKGSFWALHPDCGDMFENGSFLRRRKRFKLMRSEHVACKNSPMLHYFHHQHHQSKLAIGTPEGPANVSRLPQFQTYSINGGQSGGFKHPFAIENIIGRDYKGMMTGGLPIASVMHHLGYPVPTQLSSMVNSMWPHVGMLSESMGPVPVSTDYAPFGVPVKSLYHSNGQTMPAVPVPIKPTPALGQIPGIPGLTTGPTQLCAPSPSSLLEKTVPDLPEGKGSAMHPALLLS, encoded by the coding sequence ATGCCTCGTCCCGGGAAAAACTCCTACAGCGACCAGAAGCCGCCTTACTCCTACATATCCTTAACGGCGATGGCTATCCAGAGCTCCCAGGAGAAGATGCTTCCTCTCAGTGATATTTACAAATTCATAATGGACAGGTTTCCATACTACAGAGAGAACACGCAGAGGTGGCAGAATTCCCTGCGACACAACCTGTCCTTCAACGACTGCTTCATCAAGATCCCGCGGCGACCGGACCAGCCCGGAAAGGGCAGTTTCTGGGCCCTGCACCCGGACTGCGGCGACATGTTCGAGAACGGCAGCTTCCTGCGGAGGCGGAAGCGCTTCAAGCTGATGCGCTCGGAGCACGTGGCCTGCAAGAACTCGCCGATGCTGCACTACTTCCACCATCAGCACCACCAGAGCAAGCTCGCGATCGGAACGCCCGAAGGTCCCGCGAACGTGAGCCGGCTGCCCCAGTTCCAGACCTACAGCATCAATGGCGGCCAGTCCGGAGGGTTCAAGCACCCGTTCGCCATCGAGAACATCATAGGACGGGACTACAAGGGAATGATGACGGGCGGGCTGCCGATCGCTTCGGTCATGCATCACCTGGGCTACCCGGTGCCCACGCAGCTGAGCAGCATGGTCAACTCCATGTGGCCGCACGTGGGCATGCTGTCGGAGTCCATGGGTCCCGTGCCCGTCTCCACCGACTACGCGCCTTTTGGGGTTCCGGTGAAGAGCCTCTACCACTCGAACGGCCAGACCATGCCCGCGGTCCCGGTTCCTATCAAACCGACGCCTGCCCTGGGCCAGATTCCGGGTATCCCGGGCCTAACGACCGGCCCGACGCAGCTCTgcgcccccagcccctcctctctcctggagAAGACCGTGCCCGACCTGCCGGAGGGAAAAGGCTCTGCCATGCACCCGGCTCTTCTGCTGTCTTAG
- the LOC135264528 gene encoding C2 calcium-dependent domain-containing protein 4C, which translates to MWFIERIREGVESLPLEIGRTLGMREELSAKASLSAKLHCNVLTPEKIPEFFIPPRLTRGAPPTLQDPRLPHAGGDAALRDPPRPHIEIENVGGARQGRGRGEGAGSGKGVLCGAHYGLAGLYESPNTRRKESLFLAQFKGRSLERAGFRNTGRAPGVPPPAKALTEQGSTESDTPSSSDSSPHGSPVLTRSISSSALLRLFGAERPAAHLTRSASKLSLGGGDYGWPQEECVSVESAESAGETAQSLGLPALPISLAPPTSTTTPPTSLAPPTSLAPPIIFPLDLLHCQERLQREHVLPLEGRGRVRLSAERDHAGASLRVRVVSVEDLHDGAPGGRLVHCCVSLCLTPGKWQRQNSATIRNCRNPVFNEDFFFTELGEASFHSMALRLKVLDKASTLKRAVVLGVTSKPLSQLLPL; encoded by the coding sequence ATGTGGTTTATCGAGCGGATtcgggagggggtggagagccTGCCGTTGGAGATCGGCCGGACCCTCGGGATGAGAGAGGAGCTGTCCGCCAAGGCCAGCCTCTCCGCCAAGCTGCACTGCAACGTCCTGACGCCCGAAAAAATCCCAGAATTCTTCATCCCCCCCAGGCTGACCCGTGGGGCACCCCCGACGCTCCAGGACCCGCGCCTGCCCCACGCCGGGGGCGACGCAGCCCTCAGGgatccgccccgcccccacattGAGATTGAgaatgtgggcggggccaggcaggGAAgagggcggggcgagggggcggggtcggggaaGGGGGTCCTTTGCGGGGCGCACTATGGCCTGGCCGGGCTGTACGAGAGCCCCAACACGCGGCGCAAAGAGTCGCTGTTCCTGGCGCAGTTCAAGGGCCGGTCGCTGGAGAGGGCAGGGTTTCGGAACACCGGCCGGGCCCCGGGGGTCCCGCCCCCCGCCAAGGCACTGACGGAGCAGGGCAGCACCGAGAGCGACACGCCCTCCTCCAGCGACTCCTCCCCCCACGGCTCCCCCGTGCTCACCCGCTCCATCTCCAGCTCCGCCCTCCTGCGCCTGTTCGGGGCGGAGCGTCCCGCCGCGCACCTCACCCGCTCCGCCTCCAAGCTGTCGCTGGGCGGGGGGGACTACGGGTGGCCCCAGGAGGAGTGCGTTTCCGTGGAGAGCGCGGAGAGCGCAGGAGAAACGGCCCAATCCCTAGGCTTGCCGGCCTTGCCCAtctccctggccccgcccacctccacgACCACCCCGCCCACatcgctggccccgcccacgtccctggccccgcccattATCTTTCCGCTGGACCTGCTGCACTGCCAGGAGCGGCTGCAGCGGGAGCACGTGCTGCccctggaggggcggggccgcgtGCGCCTGTCGGCTGAGCGGGACCACGCGGGTGCCTCCCTGCGCGTGCGCGTGGTGTCTGTGGAGGACCTGCACGACGGCGCCCCCGGTGGCCGGCTGGTGCACTGCTGCGTCAGCCTCTGCCTGACCCCGGGGAAGTGGCAGCGGCAGAACAGCGCCACCATCAGGAACTGCAGGAACCCCGTCTTCAACGAGGACTTCTTCTTCACCGAGCTGGGCGAGGCCAGCTTCCACAGCATGGCGCTCCGACTCAAGGTTCTGGACAAGGCCTCCACTCTCAAACGGGCCGTGGTTCTGGGGGTCACCTCCAAACCCCTCTCCCAGCTGCTGCCTCTGTAG